The DNA region CAGACAAGGTGCACTGACAAAGCGCACGCCTCCGCCTCGCCCGCTCGAAAACGCTCTAGGTGAAAACGCGCGAATCAGCATTACTACGCTACCGATCGTTGCTTGAGATTTTGGCGGCATGACCCAGTCCGAAGTCTTGAACCAGAATATCCGCGAGCTGCAGGAATGGCTGCGCAAGGCCTGGCTGCAGCTGGGGGATCCCTCGCTCACCGCTTTCTCACGCCGTGAACTGCGCAACCAGATGAAGCAGCAGAGCGCGGATTTGCGGATGCAGCTGCGGGCAGCCTCCGAGCTTCCGCCCGAGCCCTCGGTCACCGCCCCCAGGACATTCTCCAAACCGGAACTGCGGCTGCTGGCCTGGAGTTAGCGCGCATCAACCAGCGCCAAAATGCCGCGCCGATGCTGCGCATGCGGGTCATACGGGCGGCGCGGCCCATCAGGCACAGCAAAGTCGCGCCGCTGCCGCTATATAGGGGCGACGATGCCGCGACCCACGCGGCACAAGCCTAAAGCCCGAAGGACTCCCGTGCTGTATCTGGAACTGGCGATCGTGGCGGTGCTGATCATCGTCAACGGTCTCTTGTCGATGTCGGAACTTGCCATCGTCTCGTCGCGCCCGGCGCGGCTGGCGGCGCTGGTCGAGAAAGGCGTCTCGGGATCGCGCCGCGCGCTCACCCTGGCGTCCGATCCCGGTAAATTCCTTTCCACGGTGCAGATCGGCATCACCCTGATCGGCGTGCTATCCGGGGCCTTCTCCGGCGCAACGCTCGGTCAGCGCCTGACGCAATGGCTGCTCGAGCTCGGGCTGTCGGCCAGCGTCGCGGATGCGGCCGGCGTCGGCATCGTCGTCGGCATCATCACCTATGCCTCGCTGATCGTCGGCGAGTTGGTGCCGAAGCAGATCGCGCTGCGCGATCCGGAGCAGGTCGCGGTGAGGGTCGCGCCGGCGATGACCATGATGGCGAAGATGTCGCTGCCGCTGGTCTGGCTGCTCGACCGCTCCGGCAAGGCGCTGCTCTTGCTGCTCGGCCATCGCGAGGATGCGTCCGACCGGGTCAGCGAGGACGAGATCAAGACGCTGGTGGTCGAAGCCGAGAATGCCGGCGTGCTCGAGCCCGGCGAAAAGGAGATGATTGCCGGCGTGATGCGGCTCGGCGACCTGCCGGTCGGCGCCGTGATGACGCCGCGCCACGAGGTCAGCCTGATCGACCTCGCCGATCCCCTGCCCGAGATCCTGTCGGCGCTGCAGAAGAGCAGCCACTCGCGCTGCGTGGTGTTCGACGGCAACCGCGACCATGCGCTCGGCATCGTGCAGGCCAAGGACGTGCTCGACGTCTACCTCGCCGGCGCGACGCCCGACATCCGCGCGCTGACCCGCGACGCGCCGATCATCCCGGAGACCGTGGACGCTCGCGACGTGGTCGCGATCCTGCGCGACTCCGCGGTGCATATCGGCCTCGTGCATGACGAGTACGGCACCTTCCAGGGTGTCGTCACCAGCGCCGACATTCTGGAGGCCATCGTCGGCGCCTTCCACACCGAGCAGGGCCCGGCCGAGCCGGCCTATGTCAGGCGTGCCGACGGCTCCTACCTGATCTCGGGCTGGATGCCGGCGCTGCAATTCGCCGAGCTGCTCGGCGTCGCGCTGCCCTCGCCGCGGCCCTACCAGACCGCGGCCGGCTACCTGCTGCATGAATTCGGTGCGATCCCCGAGGTCGGCGCCAGGATCACGGCGCAGGGCTGGGAGTTCGAGATCGTCGATCTCGACGGCCGCCGCATCGACAAGATCCTCGCGAGCCGGCTCGCGGCCTGAGATTGCAAGCCGGCCGCCCTGTTGATAACCGGCATGAGGGCAAAACAGGCGGCCCCGTTATGCTATCGGCATAGCGGTCTTTATTGGTGAACCACGGAATTGATCCCATGCGCATTACCCTTGTCGGCTCCCGCCATTTCGGCGTGACGACCCTGAACATGCTGCGCGAGCACGGCGTCGACATCCTCAGGGTCGTGGTCCATGACGGCGAGGACCGGCTGGCGACGACGGCGAAGGGGCACGGCATCGAGGTGGTCGTGCAGGCCGATCCCAAGCTGGTGACCGCGAGCGAGATCGCCCCCGGCACCGATCTGATCGTGACGGCCCACAGCCACGCCCGGGTCAGCCGGGAGGCCCTGGCGGTCGCCAAGCACGGCGGCATCGGCTACCACCCGTCGCTGCTGCCCCGCCACCGCGGCATCGCGGCGGTGGAATGGACCATCAAGGAGGGCGATCCGATCGCCGGCGGCAGCATCTACCACCTCGC from Bradyrhizobium genosp. L includes:
- a CDS encoding formyltransferase family protein, producing the protein MRITLVGSRHFGVTTLNMLREHGVDILRVVVHDGEDRLATTAKGHGIEVVVQADPKLVTASEIAPGTDLIVTAHSHARVSREALAVAKHGGIGYHPSLLPRHRGIAAVEWTIKEGDPIAGGSIYHLADRMDAGAIAAQDWVFVKKGETARELWERALAPLGLRLLAEVIDHGKAHGTLPAKPQDEQFATKAPNLGDGKH
- a CDS encoding hemolysin family protein → MLYLELAIVAVLIIVNGLLSMSELAIVSSRPARLAALVEKGVSGSRRALTLASDPGKFLSTVQIGITLIGVLSGAFSGATLGQRLTQWLLELGLSASVADAAGVGIVVGIITYASLIVGELVPKQIALRDPEQVAVRVAPAMTMMAKMSLPLVWLLDRSGKALLLLLGHREDASDRVSEDEIKTLVVEAENAGVLEPGEKEMIAGVMRLGDLPVGAVMTPRHEVSLIDLADPLPEILSALQKSSHSRCVVFDGNRDHALGIVQAKDVLDVYLAGATPDIRALTRDAPIIPETVDARDVVAILRDSAVHIGLVHDEYGTFQGVVTSADILEAIVGAFHTEQGPAEPAYVRRADGSYLISGWMPALQFAELLGVALPSPRPYQTAAGYLLHEFGAIPEVGARITAQGWEFEIVDLDGRRIDKILASRLAA